From the Gossypium hirsutum isolate 1008001.06 chromosome A02, Gossypium_hirsutum_v2.1, whole genome shotgun sequence genome, the window ATTATGATTCTGCTATTGATCGCCTTGTCGATTTCCATAATTTTTCTCCTATTGCTGCTGCTTTTTCACAGGTAACTTTTGTTTGCATTTCAGGTATTGATGATTAGCTTTAACGTTATGTACCGTGGACACTGGtttattaacctttatttttCGTGCAGTTATCTTGTTCTGACAAATCAGACGACTTACGAACTCGTTAGGCGCCGGCGTATCCCATATCTAAGGTACAATACCATGTCATAAGATTGAAAGACTTATCATGATTGGATTTTGATAGAACGCATTAATATGACATTTTCTTCATCACAGATAGCTATTAAGCGATCGACCATGTGTTCACAGCTTACATAATTGCTCATTTTCATTACATATGCAGGCGGATTCCTGAACGAGTATATCCTTTTAGTAAAGGAATTTGCAGGAATTTATACAACTTTTGCTGTGTTCGAAGCAGTATTTACAGTTTGGAACCTTTGCCCTCGTCTCAAGAACTTGAAGAAAAGGCAAGGCCTTACACTTGCTTAGACATTTTAACGTGTCGTTGCTGCTGATTTTTTAGGATAGTGTATCATTTTAGCCAAAAACAACTGTGattttaactcgaaattttttttgaagtgaGTGTGTCTAGAAGCAATCATTTCGTTCGTGAGTGCAGAATCGTTTGCTCGTGGTTCGCTGGAGGTTGAGTTGCTTGTGATTAGTTTGTGATTCCTTTTTTTGTCTTGTTTTGCTGTGTTTTAAGGAGTTGGGAATTTTTGTCAACCATAagcatacaaaaaaaaaaacatgccaGAAACAGCCATTGGAGTATGAGATTTTTCAATGCATTGTTTGGGATTTTCCGAACCTTGGTTGTTCAAATGTTGAAAATAAGCTTTAGAACATGTGGTACAATGCTGTCTCACAGCATGTGCTCTTACTGAGCGGCTAATACATTAGAAAAGCGAACTTTTTACACTCTTTGctcatacatgcatacatacatgtgCTTATTGACATTCTCGAGGTTTAAAGAAACTCACTTTAATACCAGGTTCAGGCATAAACAGGAACCCTAGGCGCAACTAATGCACCCCACTCAATCCCAATCCCCAATGTCCCTATACCTCAAAATCcacaattaaattcaaaatttcctaattttttaatttcaagcttaatactttataattttaagaaagattaaatcacaattttattatttgagtcaaagatgaaattttattatatataaatttataactcTTTGGAttttaaaaggactaaaatgggGTTCAGGTcctgtgtctaaattatatttatttttccatttaagtATCTAAAATTTTTACtagtaaaaattaatatttaaattattaattttgtctcATTTTACACAAAAAATTTATGACATCTAGTAGAAGGAATTAATTGTTTATATACCATTCTtgacaaaaattttttttttcagtacTTAAGTGATAAAATTGGTATAATTTGAGGGTCAATTTtacatttatactttttttattatcaaaagtGACACCTAAACTattaatttaatctcatttgacCCCAAAATATGATATCAATGAATAAAATCGTCCATACAAATTTTCAAGTAAAATGGGATAAAAATAATAGATTAatatatttttgataataaaaaaagataACTAGGTGAGAAGAAACAAAACTTAAAGAGAAATAGtgcatattttattttcttgtgcAGAAGCTAAAGTGTGATCCAAAAATTTGGCATATGTTTGAATGGATCAAACTTTTCACACAACATATATTAAATCGATTGGCATAAAAGTACAAAATAGTGCTTGAATTAATAATGGAACTCACAAAATGTACAAATCCATCCTAAATACTAATAAGAACTGTACATATTGTCCCATAAGTGAAGAATACATTTCAATGTTGTTGATCCACCTCTCAAATCTCAATAGATTggaggatatatatatatgatgttttgTTAATGAGAAAGTATATTTAGGAAAGAAACTCTACTATGAAGCAAGCTCCTAAACAAACACTCTAAGCCATCTTcaagattttcaaaaatagcaTCCAAAGATTCCAAATTTACCATTGCGGATTCGATTTTCGTTTCCTCGGAATCTTCTTTCGAGCTCTGCAGTAATATGTTGCTAACCACGATGTCAGCTCTGTCTAACTCATTCATTTCCCGCTCGTCTTTGCATGTTGTCGAACCCTTCTGGACTAACTTTGAAACCAATGACCATTTCGAAGACTTTGGTTTCAACGACGAAGGAGAAAGGAATGAAAGAAGGGCGTGGAAAACGGAAGCGGTGATCACGGTTGCTTCTCGAAGCAAACTAATGACCGCGGCGAGATGATGGTGTTGTTCTAACCGAGGAAAATCTCCGAATATGTTGTCCATTTGCTTCAATGATGCAAGTGAATTCGCGATTTCTTTTTTCATAATCTTCCTAGTGGTAATGTAACTATTAATATTGGTTTCAATGCTTTGCTCTCCGGCTTTGCTTCGTCGGAGAGCCGATTGAAGCTCTCGAACACTTTGTTTCATTGAAGAAACGGCATCCTTCGTGTTACTGCATAGATCCAATTGCTTTAATGAACAATCTAGCAATGCATTTTGCCATTGTTCATTGTGATGTTGAGCTAAAGCTTGTTGAGTGAGTGGCAAATTTAAAAGATCCTCTATGCATATATACAACTCTGCTAGACCAAATAAACCAGTGCAAAGTGTTTCACCGTTGGACGATGAAGCACCGTGCCGACACCGACGCTTATTCAGCTCCTCTTCCAATCTAAGTGTGCTCGGATGTGAGCTAGCAGGGAAGCTGAAGGACCGGAGACCGTGTTTTTTCGCTAACTTCGTGGAGAAAGCAGCCATTGTCACTCTTTTTCATTCAAGACTCAAACAAAGATGAAAGGTAAGTTCAATAATCCATtatcatatatttataccaaCTTTGGTGATGGAAGTAATCACAGTAGGT encodes:
- the LOC107945083 gene encoding uncharacterized protein, with amino-acid sequence MAAFSTKLAKKHGLRSFSFPASSHPSTLRLEEELNKRRCRHGASSSNGETLCTGLFGLAELYICIEDLLNLPLTQQALAQHHNEQWQNALLDCSLKQLDLCSNTKDAVSSMKQSVRELQSALRRSKAGEQSIETNINSYITTRKIMKKEIANSLASLKQMDNIFGDFPRLEQHHHLAAVISLLREATVITASVFHALLSFLSPSSLKPKSSKWSLVSKLVQKGSTTCKDEREMNELDRADIVVSNILLQSSKEDSEETKIESAMVNLESLDAIFENLEDGLECLFRSLLHSRVSFLNILSH